The bacterium genomic interval AAAATAGCGGAGCGCCTCGGCGGGATCGTCTTTCTTCAAGAACGCCATGGCGGTTTCCACCTTGGCGCCCTCGCCCCCGAATCCCCGCGCCAGAGCGCCGAAGGGCCCGGCCAGTTCCATATCCGGCGCCCTCTCCCCAGGCATGGGCCGCGCCGGAAGAGCGGTCTCTCGCGCGGGAGGAGCGGCCAACACATCGGGCAGCCTCACCCCGAGCCGCACGGGCGGCTGGGGCCTGAGGCGCCCCGAAATCAGCTGTGAAATGTCCGGCGAGTCGATCACCACCTCGGGGAGCTTGACGGTCAGCCGCCCCTCCGCCTCCGGGGCGGCCGCCGGAGCGCCCTTCGCCACCCCCGGCGTGCCCAGGGTCAAAAGCGCCGAAAAGAGCCACGAGGCGGATACCGTCCTATGAAAGAAATATCGCCGTTTCATCGCAGCGCCGGCTCCAGCTTCTTGATCCGCTCCACTCGACGGCGGACGGACTCCAGATACGACTGGAGTTCCTGTGCACGTGCAGCGGCCTGGGCGGTTTCCACGCTGGCCTCCTTCGCCCCCTGTCCCATCCGGGCGAGCACGAGGTAATGGGCCAGCGCCTTTTCCCATTCCCCGTTTTTTTCATACAGCGCGGCGGCGCGCCATCTCGCCGCCCGCCCCCAGCGGGAGGCCCCCACCGGGCCCGCGGCCAGCTTTTCGTAGAGCGCGAGCGCCTCCGCGCGTTTTTTTTGTCTTTCCATCAGGCGGCCCGTTTCATAGCGGGCGGCGGCGCCCACATCGGGGCGCTTCGACTGGGCGGCCACCTGGTAGGCGTCGAGCGCCGCGGAGAGATCTCCCCGATCCCTTCTCAATGCCGCGAGGCGCAGCGCCGCTCGGTACTGGTCCCCTCCCCCCGGGACGAGGGCGAGGATTCCCTCGTACACAAGCTCGGCCGCCTTCTTCTTTCCGGTCAACTCGAGCGTTTCCGCCAGAACAAGCCGCAGATCCGCATCGTCGGGGGAGAGGCGAATGGCTTCCCGGAGCAGGGGCAGCGCCTGCGCGAACCGCTTCAGGCGAAGCAGGCACGATGCGTGCATCTGCAGAAGCTCCCGCCGCACGGCGTCCTCCGTCTGCTCAGAGTGGCCCCGCGCCGCCGTTTCGATCGCCGCCTCGCATTTTCCCGCGCGGAAGCGCACCAGCGTCCACAGGTGGAGTCCTTCGGCCCTCACCAGCGGCTTCAGCGCATCCCAGTTCGAAAGCGCCTCCTCGGCCTCATCCCACCTGTTCAGGGCGGCGGCGTCCCGTGCGAGCAGGAGCCACGTCTTTCGCCGCCGCTCGAGATCGACCCCTTTGTCTTGTGCGAATTTCAGCAGCCACTTCCGGGCGTTCGCAAGATCGCCCGTCTTCTTGTGGAGCCGTCCCAGCCGAAGCCAGCCCTCGCGCTGCAGCGCAGCCGGAAGAAGCGGGAGAGTCTCTTCCCAGTTGCGCACGGCATCTTTCTTCGCCGATTTCCCCTCGGCCAGGACCGCGAGCTGGAAGCGCGCGTGCGCCGCGAGCGCCGATCTGCGACGCCCGGTCAACACCTGGCCGAAGTAGAGCTGCGCCTGCTTGATGTCCCCCTTCCGGAGCGCGCACTCCCCCCTCAGGGCGGCCACCTCGGCCCTTGCGCCCTCGGGCATCGTCTTGTGGGGAAAATCCCGCAGCACCCGCAAGGCCCCGCCGCAATCGCCCAGCTCGAACCGCAAGAAAGCGGCACGAAGCGCCGCCTGCCGAAGGTCTTTCAACATTTCGGGCGGATGGGGGAGAGGATTTTTGCGGTCTTTGCCCATAGCCGCCCGGATGGCCCTTTCGTACCAATCGGCCGCCTCCTTCCTCTTCCCCGCCCGCTCGTGGTTCTCGGCCACGCGAAGGGCGGCGAGGATTCCCTCGTTCTCCCCCGGGAAGCGATCCGCCAGCCCCTGAAACTCCTGCACGGCCACGGGGGTCATGCCCGCCTGACGTAGACATTCCGCAAGAAGAAATCCATTGGGCGCCGAGGCTTTGACATCCTCCCGGATCTTTTGCAGCCCGCCCCTCAACCGCTCGCGCTCTTTTTCCGTGCACCCGCCCGCCCGTGCAAGACTGTAGAGGAACCGGATGCGCACCTCCGCCCCCGCCCCTTTCCGATCGAAGAGCACACGGTAGGCGGAAACGGCTTCCGGGTAGCGCTTCGCCTCCCACCAGGCGGCCGCCCTTCCCTCTTCAGCATTCTTCCGCTCCGCGGGAGGAAGCTCCAAAGCGAGCCCCTTTTCGAAATCCATGGCCGCAAGGGGAAATTTTTTCAGCGCATACCGGCCCTCCGCCCGGGCGATGAGAACCCGCCCGCTGCGCCCCTCGCCGGGGTGCGCCGCGATCAGCTTGGTAAAAGTCTCCTCCGCCTCCGCGTACAGGCCTTTTTTCAACAGAAGAAAACCCAGCCGCCTGCGGGCGAGGCGCCGGCGGGGATGCTTCGGGTAACGCTCGAGCACATCCCGGTAAGCCGTCTCCGCCTTGGCGTTGCCCATCCGGTCAAGGACGAAGGCCCACTCGTAAAGGGCTCCGGGAACGCGGGCGTCCGCGCCCGCTCCCTTGAGAAAGGCGAGGAGGGCCGCCTCGGCCTCCTTCCATTTCTCCAGCGCCATGCGCAAGGCGGCGAGCCGGTAGATGGCCTCGATGCGGTAGGGGCCCGGCGCCACCGCCGCATAGGCTTCGGCCGCCTCCTGCTGTCTTCCCAGCTTTTCGAGCGCCTCCCCGAGCAGGAACCGCACCTTGTCGGCCCGCGAGTCCTTTCCGTGGTTGCGGAGAAACTCCTGAAAGGCCGCGGCGGCATCCTTGCGCATCCCGCTGCGGGAGAGCGACATGCCCAGGAAGTAGCGCGCCGTGGCCGCCTCCTTGCCCACTGGCCAGAGGGAGAGGTAGCGGCGAAGCAGATCGGCGGCCGGCTCATAGAGCCGATCCCGAAACGCCTGGAGCCCGAAGAGAAGGATTTGCTCCGGCTTCTCCTTCGACGGAGCGCCCGAGGCAGGGGCGAGGAGAAACACGGAGAGCGCCGCCGCGGTAACGGCCGCGCAGATCCGATTTTTCGTTCGCGTTTCCCAGATCATGCCCACTGCCTTCCAGCGGCGAAGGGTCCATGGAGGAGCCACACCTACGCCGGCTCCAGCGGAA includes:
- a CDS encoding tetratricopeptide repeat protein, with the protein product MIWETRTKNRICAAVTAAALSVFLLAPASGAPSKEKPEQILLFGLQAFRDRLYEPAADLLRRYLSLWPVGKEAATARYFLGMSLSRSGMRKDAAAAFQEFLRNHGKDSRADKVRFLLGEALEKLGRQQEAAEAYAAVAPGPYRIEAIYRLAALRMALEKWKEAEAALLAFLKGAGADARVPGALYEWAFVLDRMGNAKAETAYRDVLERYPKHPRRRLARRRLGFLLLKKGLYAEAEETFTKLIAAHPGEGRSGRVLIARAEGRYALKKFPLAAMDFEKGLALELPPAERKNAEEGRAAAWWEAKRYPEAVSAYRVLFDRKGAGAEVRIRFLYSLARAGGCTEKERERLRGGLQKIREDVKASAPNGFLLAECLRQAGMTPVAVQEFQGLADRFPGENEGILAALRVAENHERAGKRKEAADWYERAIRAAMGKDRKNPLPHPPEMLKDLRQAALRAAFLRFELGDCGGALRVLRDFPHKTMPEGARAEVAALRGECALRKGDIKQAQLYFGQVLTGRRRSALAAHARFQLAVLAEGKSAKKDAVRNWEETLPLLPAALQREGWLRLGRLHKKTGDLANARKWLLKFAQDKGVDLERRRKTWLLLARDAAALNRWDEAEEALSNWDALKPLVRAEGLHLWTLVRFRAGKCEAAIETAARGHSEQTEDAVRRELLQMHASCLLRLKRFAQALPLLREAIRLSPDDADLRLVLAETLELTGKKKAAELVYEGILALVPGGGDQYRAALRLAALRRDRGDLSAALDAYQVAAQSKRPDVGAAARYETGRLMERQKKRAEALALYEKLAAGPVGASRWGRAARWRAAALYEKNGEWEKALAHYLVLARMGQGAKEASVETAQAAARAQELQSYLESVRRRVERIKKLEPALR